A region from the Fibrobacter sp. genome encodes:
- the queC gene encoding 7-cyano-7-deazaguanine synthase QueC, with protein sequence MKKAIVLSSGGVDSTVCVAMAVEKFGKENVATASIFYGQKHRKELDCAKAVADYYGLPHYEFDVASIMQFSNCSLLANSTKEIDHKSYDQQIAENGRGKVSTYVPFRNGLMLSVCASLAQSIYENDDVTIFLGAHADDAAGNAYADCSEEFVSTMSDAIGIGTYEQVHVAAPFTGVSKSEVVKIGLELKAPFELTWSCYEGGENPCGTCATCIDRAKAFEANNASDPAL encoded by the coding sequence ATGAAGAAAGCAATCGTACTCTCTTCAGGCGGTGTGGATTCTACCGTCTGCGTGGCAATGGCCGTTGAAAAGTTTGGCAAGGAAAACGTGGCCACAGCATCCATCTTTTACGGACAAAAACATCGCAAGGAATTGGACTGCGCCAAGGCGGTTGCGGATTATTACGGGCTCCCCCATTACGAGTTTGATGTAGCATCCATCATGCAGTTTTCCAACTGCTCCCTACTAGCCAATTCCACAAAAGAAATTGACCACAAAAGCTACGATCAGCAAATTGCCGAAAACGGCCGCGGGAAGGTTTCCACTTACGTCCCCTTCCGCAACGGTTTAATGCTTAGCGTTTGCGCAAGCCTCGCCCAAAGCATTTACGAAAACGACGATGTCACCATTTTCCTCGGAGCTCACGCCGACGACGCAGCAGGCAACGCCTACGCAGACTGCAGTGAAGAATTCGTCAGCACCATGAGCGACGCCATCGGCATCGGCACTTACGAACAAGTTCACGTAGCAGCCCCCTTTACAGGAGTCAGCAAATCTGAAGTCGTTAAAATCGGTCTTGAGCTAAAGGCACCCTTTGAGCTGACCTGGAGTTGTTACGAGGGCGGAGAAAATCCCTGCGGCACATGCGCCACATGCATTGATCGTGCCAAGGCATTCGAGGCAAATAACGCTAGCGATCCCGCTTTATAG
- a CDS encoding ABC transporter ATP-binding protein, whose amino-acid sequence MIQIEHLHKTYHSGFLMKPKLALKDVSFNVEPGQVYGFIGPNGAGKSTTIKVLTGLLNFDSGKVLINGISPRDVKSRTFLGYSPEQPYFYDYLSGRELLQFYGKLVGLEGKELDSRIHWALELLHADKDWIDRRLRSYSKGMMQRVGIAQAILGKPKLLILDEPMSGLDPMGRRDVREAIQTLNRDGVTIFYSSHLLSDVESISHKVAMIVDGKIVREGTVDEITESCGVEYHVRTRQAILAADLPEGVTPAGHPQECVCADDAARDRLLSFCLSHGVAVEKMDHKRPSLEDILTEEIARADA is encoded by the coding sequence ATGATTCAGATTGAACATTTGCATAAGACCTACCACAGCGGTTTTCTGATGAAACCCAAGCTTGCATTGAAGGATGTAAGTTTTAATGTGGAACCGGGTCAGGTATATGGTTTTATCGGTCCTAACGGAGCAGGTAAGTCTACTACCATTAAGGTTCTTACCGGTCTTTTGAATTTTGATTCTGGTAAGGTGCTGATTAACGGCATTAGCCCTCGTGATGTAAAGAGCAGAACTTTCCTGGGCTACTCTCCGGAACAACCGTATTTCTACGATTATCTTTCTGGCCGTGAACTTTTGCAGTTCTATGGAAAGCTTGTGGGTCTCGAAGGTAAGGAACTGGATTCTCGCATTCATTGGGCCTTGGAACTTCTTCACGCTGATAAGGATTGGATTGATCGTCGTCTTCGTTCCTACTCCAAGGGTATGATGCAGCGCGTGGGCATTGCTCAGGCTATTCTTGGCAAGCCGAAACTGTTGATCTTGGATGAACCCATGAGTGGTCTTGATCCTATGGGACGTCGTGATGTTCGTGAAGCAATTCAGACATTGAATCGCGACGGTGTGACTATTTTCTATTCCAGCCACTTGCTGAGTGACGTGGAAAGCATTAGCCATAAGGTTGCCATGATTGTTGATGGCAAGATTGTCCGCGAAGGTACCGTGGATGAAATTACGGAATCCTGCGGTGTGGAATACCATGTCCGTACTCGTCAAGCAATTCTTGCTGCGGACCTTCCGGAAGGAGTGACTCCCGCAGGTCATCCTCAGGAATGCGTTTGTGCTGATGATGCTGCCCGCGATCGTCTTCTCAGTTTCTGCCTGTCTCATGGCGTTGCTGTAGAAAAGATGGACCACAAGCGTCCCAGCCTTGAAGATATTTTGACAGAGGAGATTGCCCGTGCCGACGCTTAA
- a CDS encoding ABC transporter permease encodes MPTLKHIGIIALNTFRESIRDKILYNIVFLAIALTLFSIVLGEWSVFDRAYVIKSTTLSVMSLSGLLISIFVGISLVQKEIQRRTVLTLLSKPISRATFIVGKYLGLLAVVAVHLAILTCIYYLMLAVTGADPTLSLLTAIYLIFCEMAVVIAVALLFSSFSSTVLSALFTLGVYFAGHLSNQLLEQVRFASRMGEMNETSSAIFEKAAVVIHAIFPGLYRFNVTNYVVHGVALPDMYLFWNTVYALGYVGVFLAIASWWFSRRDFL; translated from the coding sequence GTGCCGACGCTTAAGCATATTGGCATTATTGCCCTCAATACTTTCCGTGAATCTATCCGTGATAAGATTCTCTATAACATCGTATTCCTGGCTATCGCTCTCACCTTGTTCAGCATTGTTCTTGGTGAATGGTCTGTGTTTGATCGCGCCTACGTCATCAAATCCACCACCCTTTCAGTGATGAGCCTGTCTGGTTTGCTGATTTCCATTTTTGTGGGCATTAGCCTTGTACAAAAGGAAATTCAACGTAGAACTGTTTTGACCTTGCTCTCCAAGCCTATTAGCCGCGCCACATTCATTGTTGGAAAGTACTTGGGCTTGCTTGCCGTGGTCGCTGTGCATCTTGCTATTCTCACTTGCATCTACTACCTGATGCTTGCGGTTACTGGTGCTGATCCTACGCTTAGCTTGCTTACGGCGATTTACCTGATTTTCTGCGAAATGGCTGTGGTGATTGCAGTGGCGCTTTTGTTCAGCAGCTTTAGCAGCACGGTTCTTAGTGCTTTGTTCACCTTAGGCGTCTACTTTGCAGGTCACCTGAGCAACCAGCTTTTGGAACAGGTTCGTTTTGCAAGCCGCATGGGCGAAATGAACGAAACTTCCAGTGCAATTTTTGAAAAGGCAGCCGTGGTTATTCATGCAATTTTCCCGGGCCTTTATCGATTTAACGTAACCAACTATGTGGTTCATGGAGTCGCTCTTCCGGACATGTATTTGTTCTGGAATACTGTTTACGCCTTGGGCTATGTGGGTGTGTTTTTGGCCATCGCAAGTTGGTGGTTTAGCCGGAGGGATTTCCTATGA
- the tadA gene encoding Flp pilus assembly complex ATPase component TadA yields the protein MRNQYMAKVLVHNKVVTEDQIKTYWGQVTDTKDIGQVLVDAGVIPPPMYVKVLAFVKNLEAKAAAEAPAAPAVKPAAPAAAPAPAAPAAKPAFTAASSSASSSSSSDSEGGLQIEGNNPYGEISTANMDVEAVAGLEATSISTFQVKSDSDEEDLAAESDELPSRFAIATGEGTPIEAPETLRPMTTLPQIIAFARKFNATDIYLFADRPIVMRQSGALFEASEQPLDLSRLNERLDEASKGFSDGYKIVVGQNFSKTIGLKGAGRARITVTWNGTTPSISLRVIPSESTTLENLYLPAFCAQFAELNCGLVLIAGPAASGRSTTMTTFAETIAANRDVYIQTVEKPIERLLQNARGAIAQREVGLQVRSGIEGVDLAMKSGADVILFDHLENTDELYALLQAANAGALVFAVTAGNNVHSLLSRLLSSVPEQNRTALANALADQLKGVIVQHLIPIVQNQGQILAVEAMKMTSPMANLLRRGEIAQLVAAINSLKDQGVSLDDSLQKCVESGYIEGNEAWKRANDARRFAAYRSAN from the coding sequence ATGAGAAACCAGTATATGGCAAAGGTCCTTGTTCACAATAAGGTTGTGACTGAAGACCAGATTAAGACCTATTGGGGTCAGGTAACAGATACAAAGGATATTGGTCAGGTCTTGGTGGATGCAGGTGTTATCCCGCCGCCAATGTACGTTAAGGTTCTTGCTTTTGTCAAGAATCTTGAGGCAAAAGCCGCAGCCGAAGCTCCTGCTGCCCCTGCTGTAAAGCCGGCCGCTCCCGCTGCTGCTCCTGCTCCCGCCGCACCTGCCGCAAAACCCGCATTTACCGCTGCCTCATCCAGCGCAAGTTCCTCCAGTTCTTCAGATTCCGAGGGTGGCTTGCAGATCGAAGGCAACAATCCCTATGGTGAAATTTCTACCGCTAATATGGATGTTGAGGCGGTCGCAGGTTTGGAAGCTACCAGCATCAGCACTTTCCAGGTGAAGAGCGATTCTGATGAAGAAGATCTTGCTGCAGAAAGCGACGAATTGCCGTCTCGCTTTGCTATTGCAACTGGTGAAGGTACTCCCATCGAGGCTCCGGAAACTCTCCGCCCCATGACGACTTTGCCGCAGATTATTGCTTTTGCTCGCAAGTTTAACGCAACAGACATCTATCTGTTTGCGGACCGCCCCATTGTCATGCGACAATCGGGCGCCCTGTTCGAAGCTTCCGAACAGCCTCTGGATTTGTCCCGCTTGAATGAACGTCTGGACGAAGCCTCCAAGGGTTTCTCCGATGGCTACAAGATTGTGGTCGGTCAGAACTTCAGCAAGACTATCGGCCTGAAGGGTGCTGGCCGCGCACGCATCACCGTGACCTGGAACGGAACCACGCCCAGCATTTCTCTGCGCGTGATTCCGTCTGAATCCACCACACTTGAAAATCTTTACTTGCCCGCATTCTGCGCCCAGTTCGCAGAATTGAACTGTGGCCTTGTGCTTATTGCTGGTCCTGCCGCAAGCGGCCGTTCTACGACTATGACCACCTTCGCAGAAACTATTGCTGCAAATCGTGACGTCTATATTCAGACGGTGGAAAAGCCTATTGAACGTCTTTTGCAGAATGCCCGTGGCGCTATCGCCCAGCGAGAAGTCGGTTTGCAGGTACGCTCTGGAATTGAAGGTGTTGATCTTGCAATGAAGAGCGGCGCAGACGTTATCCTCTTTGACCATCTGGAAAATACAGACGAACTTTATGCCTTGCTCCAGGCTGCAAATGCTGGCGCATTGGTGTTCGCTGTAACCGCAGGCAACAACGTTCATTCTCTGCTTTCCCGCTTGCTCAGTTCCGTTCCGGAACAGAATCGTACGGCTCTTGCAAACGCCTTGGCTGACCAGCTGAAGGGTGTGATTGTTCAGCACTTGATTCCCATTGTGCAGAACCAGGGCCAGATTCTTGCTGTGGAAGCAATGAAGATGACGTCTCCCATGGCCAACCTCCTTCGCCGTGGTGAAATCGCCCAGCTTGTTGCTGCAATCAACAGCTTGAAGGATCAGGGTGTTTCCTTGGATGATTCCTTGCAGAAGTGCGTGGAATCTGGTTACATCGAAGGTAATGAAGCTTGGAAGCGTGCAAACGACGCACGTCGTTTTGCGGCATATCGTTCTGCTAACTAA
- the tadA gene encoding Flp pilus assembly complex ATPase component TadA has protein sequence MATEIESLLEYALNVGASELIITEGAPSAVRLAGKVCAIPDAPAIEVGGLREILTSMDGESGTVMGSWCGSKWRVRYYRAALGNAAVFRPVLEDCPEFTAIGAPESLNNLLGLSSGLVVFAGPSCSGKTTTATSYVSALCQSKILRVSFLNGAEEIPVKRGPSLVLDDASGDVSQKIDQALRSGTDLIWLGDFDGKTLIPILHAAEAGALVVLNVTAGNAVGVLDALLSSESAENRDLVRNMLASVLKAIVVQRLLPSTQGGSTAAWEILYGTQNVAARIRGGEHFTLPSIIAASAADGMMLMDDCINSLVQSGYVAAEDASRYVANPARLG, from the coding sequence ATGGCGACAGAAATTGAATCTTTGTTGGAATATGCCTTGAATGTTGGTGCCAGTGAATTGATTATCACGGAAGGTGCCCCCTCTGCAGTTCGCTTGGCTGGAAAGGTTTGTGCTATTCCCGATGCCCCCGCTATTGAAGTGGGTGGCCTCCGCGAAATCTTGACTTCTATGGATGGCGAATCCGGAACTGTGATGGGCTCCTGGTGCGGATCCAAGTGGCGCGTACGTTATTACCGTGCTGCTCTGGGCAATGCCGCTGTATTCCGCCCGGTTCTTGAAGACTGTCCTGAATTTACTGCTATCGGCGCTCCGGAATCCTTGAACAACTTGCTGGGCTTGAGTTCCGGCTTGGTTGTTTTTGCAGGTCCTTCTTGCAGTGGTAAAACTACCACTGCAACGTCCTATGTTTCTGCGCTTTGCCAGTCTAAGATCCTTCGAGTCAGCTTCTTGAATGGTGCTGAAGAAATTCCTGTGAAGCGCGGCCCCAGTTTGGTTCTGGATGATGCTTCTGGTGATGTTTCCCAGAAGATTGATCAGGCTCTTCGCAGTGGCACGGACTTGATTTGGCTTGGGGATTTCGACGGAAAGACCCTGATTCCGATTTTGCATGCAGCAGAAGCAGGCGCTCTTGTTGTCTTGAATGTGACTGCTGGCAATGCCGTAGGCGTTCTTGATGCATTGCTCTCTTCTGAATCTGCTGAAAATCGCGACCTGGTCCGCAACATGCTGGCCTCTGTACTTAAGGCTATTGTGGTTCAGCGATTGTTGCCGTCTACTCAGGGTGGCAGCACTGCAGCATGGGAAATCCTTTATGGTACCCAGAATGTGGCTGCTCGAATTCGTGGTGGCGAACACTTCACCTTGCCTTCTATCATTGCCGCTTCTGCAGCAGATGGCATGATGCTGATGGACGACTGCATCAATAGTCTTGTGCAGTCTGGTTATGTCGCAGCAGAGGATGCTTCCAGATATGTGGCTAATCCCGCACGTCTTGGCTAA
- a CDS encoding patatin-like phospholipase family protein has product MAAFSALAVTAFAQDKTAADAELMLSAFDATETASVETVRDSVVNESEVIDSVPETAFVPVAEPVVSTKPALKTVLYLSGGERSTWFHLGVLYAIEEYGIPVDSVVGTSWGAWIGSLWAKGVPLDEIQRIMKDPAIASYVGHDLSDPTNKLGYDNRDAFELPISKKGIPSLRQRFTMNVDEQLQVTREKKSLYPDTMGVKRSIAKLRFQETLYRQDVIFRIPFSVQGCDGKDEGKLSANVISSLPLWENEVSGELCPHYALPVEDNAAEFPIIVVADPLRGTLTGDSRSKLLKQMAGANLNNLPGSTVRPHTVLDTSYTAMIQLGFSSFEHNLSDFAPFTNRRVSYKDLFGGKDVRKSWFKFNPTFDSLSSETHSAVKTYWDDSDTGLVALEHFAEKILQRPGYDSLDFDMLPSGDLMVSAAVHPTFDVAVGGFGSNALGANAYFEGTMNFVNQMEMELVLSGFWGTSSYGVQPRLNVSKLWSKHWGLQFGYDYLMLRPLKTYNNDLRGEYRIVSEERSDFSMTVVYDVDVNQKVSANFLFGNRTFELNPIYYGYDGVKTFPVSPSLNYEYLNGDDDQWFSQKGFAAHASAGLQSIGFNFGISDLIPIYWKFSGDLRYSVSPKPFATFTAGVAAAIERYRQEGHGYVSPKSFEYAPLDIAYRYHAQVTPWSTEWYNEELSSHEYALIRGSAALHSKYFGLWLFAAYYHDFEDSPYAKLSKNKFVIEPALRLSYKSLDIYAGMNRIVDKDGFSGITDFGNYTYFVRFGNYQF; this is encoded by the coding sequence GTGGCTGCCTTTTCGGCGTTGGCAGTAACTGCATTTGCCCAAGATAAAACTGCGGCAGATGCAGAACTCATGCTGAGCGCTTTTGATGCGACAGAAACTGCTTCGGTTGAAACAGTGAGGGATTCTGTTGTGAATGAATCCGAGGTTATTGACTCCGTTCCGGAGACAGCCTTTGTTCCTGTTGCAGAACCTGTTGTTTCAACAAAACCTGCATTAAAGACTGTTCTCTACCTTAGTGGTGGTGAACGTTCTACCTGGTTCCATTTGGGCGTGCTCTACGCTATTGAAGAATACGGTATCCCTGTTGATTCTGTGGTTGGTACTTCCTGGGGTGCCTGGATTGGTTCCCTGTGGGCTAAGGGGGTTCCTCTGGATGAAATCCAGAGAATCATGAAGGACCCAGCAATTGCATCCTACGTGGGTCATGATCTTTCCGATCCGACAAACAAGCTGGGCTATGATAACCGCGATGCTTTCGAATTGCCTATTTCAAAAAAGGGAATCCCCAGTCTCCGTCAGCGTTTCACCATGAACGTTGATGAACAACTTCAGGTAACTCGCGAGAAAAAATCCCTGTACCCGGATACCATGGGTGTTAAGCGTTCTATCGCGAAATTGCGTTTTCAGGAAACCCTTTATCGTCAAGATGTGATTTTCAGGATTCCGTTCTCGGTGCAGGGTTGCGATGGAAAGGACGAGGGCAAACTTTCCGCAAATGTGATTTCTTCGTTGCCTTTGTGGGAAAATGAAGTTTCAGGTGAACTGTGCCCTCATTACGCTTTGCCGGTAGAAGATAATGCTGCGGAATTTCCGATCATCGTTGTGGCAGACCCTTTGCGAGGAACCTTAACGGGTGATTCTCGTTCCAAGCTTTTGAAACAAATGGCTGGAGCGAACTTGAACAATTTGCCGGGATCAACTGTTCGTCCGCACACCGTTTTGGACACGTCTTACACGGCTATGATTCAACTTGGTTTTTCAAGTTTTGAACACAATCTTTCTGATTTTGCGCCTTTTACAAACCGCCGTGTTTCTTATAAGGACCTGTTTGGTGGTAAGGACGTAAGGAAGTCCTGGTTTAAGTTCAATCCGACTTTCGACAGTTTGTCTTCAGAAACCCATAGTGCGGTGAAGACGTATTGGGATGATTCCGATACGGGCCTGGTCGCTTTGGAACATTTCGCTGAAAAAATCCTGCAGCGTCCCGGTTATGACTCTCTGGATTTTGATATGTTGCCTTCTGGTGACTTGATGGTTTCTGCGGCTGTTCATCCCACCTTTGATGTGGCTGTGGGTGGGTTTGGTTCCAATGCCTTGGGTGCTAATGCGTACTTTGAAGGAACGATGAATTTTGTGAACCAGATGGAAATGGAATTGGTCCTGTCTGGTTTTTGGGGCACCTCGTCCTATGGCGTTCAACCTCGTTTAAATGTTTCAAAGCTTTGGAGCAAACATTGGGGACTTCAGTTCGGTTACGATTACCTTATGCTGCGTCCGTTGAAGACTTACAATAATGATCTTCGTGGCGAGTATCGAATCGTATCGGAAGAACGCAGCGATTTCTCCATGACTGTTGTTTATGACGTAGACGTAAATCAAAAAGTTTCTGCGAACTTCTTGTTTGGCAATCGTACTTTTGAATTGAATCCCATTTATTATGGTTACGATGGTGTCAAAACCTTCCCGGTGTCGCCGAGCCTGAATTATGAATATTTGAATGGCGATGATGACCAATGGTTTTCTCAAAAGGGTTTTGCGGCTCATGCTTCTGCAGGCTTGCAGTCCATCGGGTTTAATTTCGGAATAAGCGACTTGATTCCGATTTACTGGAAATTCTCTGGTGATTTACGTTATTCCGTATCTCCGAAACCATTCGCGACCTTTACTGCGGGGGTTGCAGCGGCAATCGAACGTTATCGTCAGGAAGGCCATGGCTACGTGAGCCCGAAATCTTTTGAATACGCACCTTTGGATATTGCCTACCGTTATCACGCCCAGGTTACCCCCTGGTCAACAGAGTGGTATAACGAGGAACTGTCTTCCCATGAGTATGCCTTGATTCGCGGTAGCGCAGCCTTGCATAGCAAGTATTTTGGCCTGTGGTTGTTCGCTGCCTATTATCACGACTTTGAAGATAGTCCTTATGCCAAGTTGTCCAAGAACAAGTTTGTCATTGAACCCGCGCTTCGTCTGTCGTACAAATCCCTGGACATTTATGCGGGCATGAATCGCATTGTGGATAAGGATGGCTTCAGTGGCATAACCGATTTTGGTAACTATACCTACTTTGTCCGTTTCGGCAATTACCAATTCTAG
- a CDS encoding MATE family efflux transporter yields MQSKVQVKDRSLLSLSWPLFITFGIATCQPMMDSWFLSRTSETAAAGVGALGPILGAIFMAITAFSQAGASIASQFMGAERPKQAGTTQTMVLLGSLLLGVAIMLVTIPLAGNIVNWMGLTGDAAKYGYEFMFIVSFGFAFRSLQTTLTSLIATHGLTGWNLIGNIITIVSNAIMNVIFLNGYFGLPCMGVKGVALATMLSWLISSVVLYAILKYKVHHKIRSTDFKRSCVILPDWIRIGVPAAVEPVSFQIFQVVLTAIIVHLGITAMTARIFAANFAMLAVILSVGLSSGSQILVAHLVGAHDFDKANRRLHQSLAAGCSSSLIVAIIVAIFGTELMSLYSIDPEIQRLGRICLWCDVALQPFKAANMTITSALRASGDSKFPAIVGSTMMWTLGLGTALLLGFGLDLGLAGIWLGMAADEFYRSIVNYIRWRGGRWKELGVV; encoded by the coding sequence ATGCAGTCTAAAGTGCAAGTCAAAGATCGCTCCCTTTTGAGTCTTTCTTGGCCCTTGTTCATAACGTTTGGTATCGCAACCTGCCAACCGATGATGGACAGTTGGTTCCTTTCCCGCACTTCTGAAACTGCTGCGGCCGGTGTTGGTGCCCTGGGCCCTATTCTTGGTGCCATTTTTATGGCTATTACCGCCTTCTCTCAGGCGGGCGCAAGTATCGCCTCTCAATTCATGGGTGCGGAACGTCCCAAACAGGCCGGCACCACCCAGACTATGGTTCTTCTGGGTAGCTTGCTTTTAGGTGTTGCTATCATGCTGGTGACTATTCCGCTGGCAGGAAACATTGTCAACTGGATGGGCCTTACGGGAGACGCTGCCAAGTACGGTTACGAGTTCATGTTCATCGTTTCCTTTGGCTTTGCGTTCCGTTCCTTGCAAACGACGCTGACCTCCTTGATTGCAACCCACGGCCTTACCGGCTGGAACTTGATCGGAAACATTATCACCATCGTTTCCAATGCCATCATGAATGTGATTTTCCTGAATGGATACTTCGGCCTGCCTTGCATGGGCGTAAAGGGTGTTGCTCTCGCCACCATGCTTTCCTGGCTGATTTCTTCCGTAGTGCTTTATGCGATTCTCAAGTACAAGGTTCATCATAAGATTCGTAGCACAGACTTCAAACGCTCCTGCGTGATTCTTCCGGACTGGATTCGCATTGGCGTACCTGCCGCCGTGGAACCGGTCAGCTTCCAGATTTTCCAGGTGGTGCTTACGGCCATCATCGTGCATTTGGGCATTACTGCCATGACGGCGAGAATCTTTGCGGCAAACTTCGCCATGCTTGCGGTTATTTTAAGTGTGGGGTTGAGTAGTGGTAGCCAGATTCTTGTAGCTCACTTGGTGGGCGCCCATGATTTCGACAAGGCCAACCGCCGTTTACACCAGAGCCTTGCTGCGGGCTGTTCTAGCAGCTTGATCGTAGCCATTATCGTTGCGATTTTTGGAACGGAATTAATGTCCCTTTATTCCATTGATCCTGAAATCCAGAGGTTGGGCAGGATTTGCCTTTGGTGCGACGTTGCTCTCCAACCTTTCAAGGCCGCCAACATGACCATCACTTCTGCACTTCGTGCTTCCGGTGATTCCAAGTTCCCCGCGATTGTGGGCTCCACCATGATGTGGACCTTGGGCCTTGGCACGGCACTTCTTCTGGGCTTTGGCTTAGATCTTGGTCTTGCCGGTATTTGGCTGGGCATGGCTGCCGATGAATTCTATCGCTCCATCGTGAACTACATCCGTTGGCGCGGCGGTCGCTGGAAAGAACTGGGCGTCGTTTAG
- the mltG gene encoding endolytic transglycosylase MltG — translation MKKILLVFVAILALIAFFGYSSVNSRMGATAQNQDSVLIQVPKGSSPTKVFQILKQNGIWDDEVAYKLVVRKKNPSLKAGWYEIPKGQSLEQVLDIIASGKIAVRKVTIPEGRASWEIPAYVKKAYPNLDEDRWNKLVQDPKFARKLGLEANSLEGYLLPDTYPFPIDADEEVILKQMVAANLKLRDELKANLKSGSKWETLGNWHRVLTLASVVEEETGMPDERPIIAGVFHNRLRIGMPLGADPTVRFIFKNLTGPIYKSQLNSDSPYNTRKFPGLMPGPISNPGRKAITAALYPAETKALYFVAKDDGSMTHFFSDNLADHNKYKDVAAKNRAKTGAPQL, via the coding sequence ATGAAGAAGATTTTACTTGTTTTTGTCGCCATTTTGGCCCTAATCGCCTTTTTTGGGTACTCTTCCGTGAACTCCAGAATGGGCGCAACAGCCCAAAATCAGGATTCCGTGCTTATCCAGGTCCCCAAGGGCAGCTCCCCCACCAAGGTTTTCCAGATCCTCAAACAGAACGGAATTTGGGACGACGAGGTGGCCTATAAGCTGGTTGTCCGTAAAAAGAACCCGTCCTTGAAGGCCGGTTGGTACGAAATTCCCAAGGGACAGTCCCTGGAACAGGTTCTGGACATCATCGCCAGTGGCAAGATTGCCGTTCGTAAGGTGACCATCCCCGAAGGTCGAGCCTCCTGGGAAATCCCAGCCTATGTCAAAAAGGCTTACCCGAACCTGGACGAGGACCGCTGGAACAAGCTGGTCCAGGACCCGAAGTTCGCCCGCAAGCTGGGTCTCGAAGCAAACAGCTTGGAAGGCTACCTGCTGCCGGACACCTACCCCTTCCCCATCGACGCCGATGAAGAAGTGATCCTGAAGCAGATGGTGGCAGCCAACTTGAAGCTCCGTGACGAACTGAAGGCCAACCTGAAGTCCGGCTCCAAATGGGAAACCCTTGGCAACTGGCACCGCGTGTTGACCCTGGCCAGCGTGGTGGAAGAAGAAACCGGTATGCCGGACGAACGTCCCATCATTGCAGGCGTGTTCCACAACCGCCTCCGCATCGGCATGCCTCTGGGTGCCGACCCCACCGTAAGATTCATCTTCAAGAATTTGACCGGTCCCATCTACAAGAGCCAGTTGAACAGCGACAGTCCTTACAACACCCGCAAATTCCCTGGATTGATGCCGGGTCCCATTTCCAATCCGGGTCGCAAGGCAATTACCGCAGCACTCTACCCTGCAGAAACCAAGGCATTGTATTTTGTAGCCAAGGATGACGGATCTATGACCCACTTCTTCAGCGACAACCTGGCCGACCACAACAAGTACAAGGACGTTGCCGCAAAGAACCGCGCAAAAACCGGCGCACCGCAGTTGTAA